One Rhizoctonia solani chromosome 3, complete sequence genomic region harbors:
- a CDS encoding CHAT domain protein, with translation MVQIPTRTRTRTLSFSVREACGRQRPMTEEPACPTPCAHSPTLDTACAQERELDSDSVPVPFPADEDDEWGTDKLPMASTSTSPLTVAKGKKLVAKTIKPLPTPPTPSLPDPEPTPARTHSTRARVPSPLAPYWKPTPVSIVTRQRRGRLAPEPLARKAIKAHFARTPHERVRKLSGEKEMRPTRLDVPRPMLLPPVLMDADLQFDETPTKRPSISIQFPSESVRFPTAAGVEEDSSWVPLSVQSGAVPVEVEECDIVEMETDADWSKAKISQALTLAPDDIPNEPQLFSSLAALFYERFSILGEVNDLNQSIEWRSIALDLTSDDDPACLQLLTDQGVSLRKRFERLGDLQDVDQAIEYGYIEVSLTPPGHPELPGRLTSLGVSHSYRFQRLGEMGDLEKAIKCQGYAASLSPYNDPHLPGLLTNLGISYKNRFKRLGNLDDLEEAIEYQSDAVELTPKGHPGLPGYLANLAASYTHRFQRLDKLDDLEKAIKYGADAVTMTPKDDPHLPGLLANLGVCHELRFKRMGEIENLDKAIECESCAIALTHRDHPELPKRLSNLGIAHRNRCKRLGDLSDLDNAIECGFYSVILAPKNHPELSGYLINLGSSHNHRFERLGKLSDLEKAIECGTGAVILTSRGDPGLPNRLANLGAFHRNRFKCLGELGSSHSYRFGSTGDLEDLEKAIEYGTRAIDLIPDGHPNLAYLLTCLGASHKSLYERLGELGDLRKSIEYKSRAIKATSDNDPGLSGQLTGLGECYGLRFERLGELSDLENAIDCEHRAVTLTPYEHHDLLGRINNLGVSYSQRFKHLGELGDLYDAIECQHYVVALTPDGHPQLSRRLSNLAASYSHRFQILNDPYDLETSIECQYRAVTLTPQGHPDLCWQHFNLGTCYLYLSLYSGCPSHKQESYHFFRLSTQSLSGAPRLKFDNAFKWAKLASMHSFLQPLEAYQTAIDLLPQFVWLGATTAQRYQDLEAVESLAVQAAAIAITSSDYTLALEWLEHARCVVWNQSLMLRSPLDKLCSVNPDLAARLQDVADSLHTAGLESRESRSQESGSMTPDQVAQKHRSLAKEYNDLLAQIREIPGFEDFLQPTKAKVLMSAARYGPIVVINCYEDRCDALPRKGSKHPNQDGTLIRSNQVRDGMVKRRPVVPIEDFDFESLLAVLWYDIVKPVLDHLGKCFKGNLAAYNLVPDRNIIFFPLHAAGDYEITGARVFKYVISSYTPTLTALLNSTSNTLTPDSKVLIIGQANTPGQTELPGTDEELEYVKKHIQGKANISELVGSAATKTNVLDAITKHDWVHFACHAHQNVQDPTMSEFFLYDDTLDLVSINRKSLKGKGLAFLSACQTATGDEKLPDEAIHLASGMLMAGYSSVIGTMWPVGDQDAPFVSNKVYDQLMKERIIGNGEAGRALHNAIFALRGEIGEKEFGRWAPFIHIGL, from the exons ATGGTGCAAATACCGACTCGCACACGCACTCGTACGCTGTCCTTTTCCGTTCGCGAAGCATGTGGGAGGCAAAGACCGATGACAGAGGAGCCTG CGTGCCCGACACCATGCGCCCATTCCCCTACGCTCGACACCGCTTGCGCCCAAGAGCGTGAACTTGACAGTGACAGCGTTCCGGTGCCATTCCCAGCTGACGAAGATGACGAATGGGGAACGGATAAACTCCCGATGGCTTCTACTTCCACGTCCCCATTGACAGTCGCCAAAGGAAAGAAGCTCGTGGCAAAGACTATCAAGCCACTGCCGACGCCACCCACTCCTTCTCTTCCTGACCCAGAGCCCACACCCGCACGGACACACTCGACGAGAGCACGCGTCCCCTCTCCCCTTGCGCCCTACTGGAAACCCACCCCCGTTTCGATCGTGACTCGTCAGCGAAGAGGCCGACTGGCCCCAGAGCCACTAGCACGAAAAGCGATAAAAGCACATTTTGCACGCACACCGCATG AGAGGGTCCGGAAACTCAGCGGAGAAAAGGAAATGAGGCCGACGAGACTCGATGTCCCTCGGCCCATGCTTCTCCCCCCTGTACTCATGGATGCGGATCTCCAATTCGACGAGACGCCGACGAAGCGGCCGAGTATT AGTATCCAGTTTCCGTCGGAGAGTGTTCGCTTCCCTACCGCTGCGGGCGTAGAAGAAGATTCGAGCTGGGTCCCACTCAGTGTCCAGAGTGGAGCGGTCCCCGTCGAGGTGGAAGAATGTGATATTGTCGAGATGGAGACGGATGCAGATTGGTCAAAAGC CAAAATTTCCCAGGCGCTCACTTTGGCACCGGATGATATTCCCAATGAGCCCCAGTTGTTTAGTTCATTAGCCGCACTTTTTTATGAGCGATTTAGCATTCTGGGAGAGGTGAACGATCTCAACCAGTCAATTGAGTGGAGATCAATCGCTCTGGATCTTACTTCTGATGACGACCCAGCTTGTCTACAACTACTAACTGATCAAGGCGTCTCTCTGCGCAAGCGGTTCGAACGTCTGGGCGACCTCCAGGATGTGGATCAAGCCATTGAATATGGATATATTGAAGTTTCTTTGACACCACCAGGTCATCCTGAACTACCAGGTCGACTCACCAGTCTAGGCGTTTCCCACAGCTATCGGTTTCAGCGCCTGGGCGAGATGGGGGATCTCGAGAAAGCAATCAAATGTCAAGGTTATGCAGCCTCGCTGAGCCCGTATAATGACCCCCACCTCCCGGGTCTGCTCACTAACCTGGGTATATCTTATAAAAATCGATTCAAGCGCCTTGGTAACTTGGATGACCTCGAAGAAGCAATTGAGTATCAATCTGATGCGGTCGAATTGACTCCAAAGGGCCACCCCGGCTTGCCAGGTTACCTTGCTAATCTAGCAGCGTCCTACACCCACAGGTTCCAACGCTTGGACAAGCTAGATGATCTTGAAAAGGCAATCAAATATGGCGCCGATGCTGTCACAATGACCCCTAAAGATGATCCTCACCTTCCTGGTCTACTTGCTAACCTGGGTGTATGCCACGAGCTTCGATTCAAGCGTATGGGAGAAATTGAGAATCTCGACAAGGCGATAGAATGCGAATCTTGTGCGATCGCTTTAACTCATCGCGACCACCCAGAGTTACCAAAACGTCTCTCTAATCTGGGGATAGCTCACAGAAATCGATGTAAACGTCTAGGAGACCTGAGCGATCTCGATAATGCAATTGAATGCGGGTTCTATTCGGTCATTTTGGCTCCGAAGAATCATCCAGAATTGTCAGGTTACCTTATTAACCTAGGGTCCTCTCACAATCATCGGTTCGAGCGCCTGGGTAAACTGAGCGACCTTGAGAAAGCAATCGAATGCGGGACTGGTGCGGTCATTTTGACTTCGCGCGGGGACCCTGGGTTGCCGAACCGACTCGCGAATCTGGGTGCGTTCCACAGGAATCGCTTCAAGTGTCTTGGTGAACTTG GATCGTCCCATAGCTATCGGTTTGGGAGCACCGGAGACTTGGAAGACCTCGAGAAGGCTATTGAATATGGGACCCGTGCAATTGATTTGATTCCCGATGGCCATCCAAACTTGGCCTACCTGCTCACTTGTCTCGGTGCATCTCACAAGAGTCTATATGAGCGTTTGGGAGAGCTTGGAGACCTCAGAAAATCAATTGAATATAAATCTCGGGCGATCAAAGCGACGTCCGACAATGATCCGGGACTGTCCGGCCAACTCACCGGCCTAGGAGAGTGTTACGGCCTTCGCTTTGAGCGTTTAGGCGAGCTGAGCGACCTTGAAAATGCAATCGATTGTGAACATCGTGCGGTAACCTTGACTCCCTACGAACACCATGATTTACTAGGAAGAATAAACAATCTGGGGGTATCTTACAGCCAGCGGTTTAAACACCTCGGCGAACTGGGTGACCTCTACGACGCAATCGAATGTCAACACTACGTAGTCGCATTGACTCCTGATGGCCACCCTCAATTGTCACGCCGCTTGTCAAATCTGGCAGCATCTTATAGCCATCGGTTCCAGATCCTGAACGACCCGTATGACCTCGAGACATCCATTGAATGCCAGTATCGTGCAGTCACTTTGACTCCTCAAGGTCATCCTGATCTGTGCTGGCAGCATTTCAACTTAGGCACCTGTTACCTTTATCTATCTCTCTACTCGGGATGTCCCTCTCATAAGCAGGAGTCGTATCACTTCTTCCGTTTGTCCACCCAATCACTTTCTGGTGCACCACGTCTCAAGTTTGATAACGCATTCAAATGGGCAAAGCTCGCTTCTATGCACAGCTTTCTTCAGCCGCTCGAAGCCTATCAAACTGCGATCGACCTTTTGCCCCAGTTTGTCTGGCTTGGCGCCACGACTGCTCAGCGTTATCAGGATCTAGAGGCAGTCGAGAGTTTGGCTGTACAAGCGGCCGCCATTGCTATTACCTCCTCCGATTATACTCTGGCTCTTGAATGGCTCGAGCATGCCCGTTGTGTGGTATGGAATCAAAGTCTTATGCTCCGATCACCACTTGATAAGCTTTGCTCTGTCAACCCAGACCTGGCTGCGCGTCTTCAGGATGTTGCTGATAGCCTGCATACTGCAGGTCTGGAGTCTCGAGAGTCTCGGTCACAAGAATCTGGTTCGATGACTCCAGATCAGGTTGCCCAGAAACATCGTAGTCTTGCCAAGGAATACAATGACTTGTTAGCTCAGATTCGTGAGATTCCCGGATTTGAAGATTTCCTGCAGCCGACGAAAGCAAAAGTTCTTATGAGTGCCGCCCGATATGGTCCCATCGTCGTGATCAACTGCTATGAGGACCGCTGCGATGCGCTT ccaaGAAAAGGGTCAAAGCACCCGAATCAAGATGGAACACTGATCAGGAGTAATCAAGTGAGAGACGGTATGGTCAAACGCAGGCCGGTAGTTCCCATAGAAGATTTTGATTTCGAAAGTTTGCTGGCGGTCCTATGGTACGATATCGTCAAACCAGTTCTTGACCATTTGGG AAAATGTTTCAAAGGAAACCTTGCCGCATATAACCTGGTGCCCGACCGGAATATTATCTTCTTTCCATTGCATGCAGCTGGGGATTATGAAATAACAGGAGCAAGGGTGTTTAAATATGTTATTTCTTCATACACCCCCACTCTCACCGCACTTCTTAACTCCACTTCGAACACATTGACTCCAGATTCCAAGGTGCTTATAATCGGGCAAGCAAACACACCAGGTCAAACTGAGCTGCCTGGAACTGACGAGGAACTCGAGTACGTCAAGAAACACATACAAGGCAAAGCAAATATTTCAGAACTTGTAGGCAGCGCGGCAACAAAGACGAATGTGCTTGATGCGATAACAAAACATGACTGGGTGCACTTTGCTTGCCATGCTCACCAGAACGTCCAGGATCCAACAATGAGCGAGTTTTTCTTATACGACGATACCCTTGACCTTGTTTCTATCAACCGAAAGTCGCTTAAAGGCAAAGGCTTGGCCTTCCTCTCTGCTTGCCAGACCGCAACTGGTGATGAGAAGCTACCGGACGAAGCTATACACCTTGCATCCGGTATGCTGATGGCCGGATACTCGAGCGTTATTGGAACGATGTGGCCTGTGGGTGACCAGGATGCAC